From the Planktothricoides raciborskii GIHE-MW2 genome, the window GGCCATATTCGGCTCAACTTGTCCCACGCGCACTTCGCGAATGGCACCGCCGACGGACTGCGATCGCAAATTGCGGGGAATATCGGCAATACTAATTCCCGGCAAATCGATCACTAATCTAACCGGGTCAGAAATCAATTGGGCTTTAGGCTGAACCGGAGTGGCAGTCCTAAAAGACAGTTGATTTTGGGTTGCTTGAAAGCGCCAATTTTGCAGTCGGCTGGCTTCAGCGGGAGAACTCAGGCAAACAACCCCGATTAAACTAGGCAGGATGCATTGCCAGAGCAGAGTTTTCCAAAGTCTGGAGTCAGAAAATTTTCCGAATTTTTTGTCCGTTGGCTGGTTAGTAGTTTTCATGGCACTTTTCTATATAAACTGTTTTGGATATGATACATTGGCGATGATTTTCGGCGGAAACCGAGACTGAGTTTAGTCGTAATCTGGGCTTTTTTTAATGGATTTTGCTCAGGTTGTTATCTATTTCTTTCGGCATGATTCGGTCAATGAATTGTGATAGACATTAAAAATCCCCGAAGACGATTTTTCAGCATGACGTGAAAAAACCGAGCGGGGTTCATTAAAATATAGACGCGATCGCGCCTATATCTGGAGTAATGGTTGTATATCTGGATACGGTATTTTCTCAACGATCTGGAGAACTTCACTAATTTTTAACAATGTTTATGATATTTAGCATATTTTGGCTTAAATTGTATGCCGGTTTTCTCTCCTGATCGCGAGGTTTTGCACACTATATAATAAATAGTTTCATTAATGCTACCGTAAACGATTTTACAAATTTCGTTGCATATACTGTAAAATCCCACGAGCGATCGCCTCAGCCATCAGACTGCGATAAGCGGGGTCAGCCAATTTCGCGGCATCTTGCGCTCCTGTAACAAAGCCCACCTCCACCAACACCGCTGGCATCTGGGTATGTCGGAGGACATAAAATCTGGCTTCGCGGACGCCGCGATTGGGCGATCCAGTCGTTTGCAGAATACTATTGTGAATATATTGAGCCAGTAATTGACCACTGCGACTCTGAAAATAATAAGTCTCGATGCCATTCACATCAGGACGAGTCATATCGATCGCATTGGCATGAATACTAATAAACAAATCCGCATTGACGCGATTTGCCAGTTGTGTCCGAGGTTCCAACTCAACTTCTTGGTCATATTCCCGCGTCATCACCACCTGAACTCCGTTTTGTTCCAGGATATCCCTGACCTGTTTGGAAATGGGCAACACCACATCAATTTCCCGCAGTCCACCAATGCCGATCGCCCCGGTATCATTGCCCCCATGTCCCGGATCGATCACGACCACCACTCGTCCTTGTTGAATTGGACGAGTCTGCGGACTGGGAGTAGTTTGCCTGGGTTGGGTAATCGGCTGGGGATAGGAGGAATTATCTCGGTTGTTTCCTGGCACAGGTGTCACCACCGCTGATTGTTTAGGTTGCAGTTGCAGCGCAATCTGCTGACTACTCGGTTGATAAATAGAATTAGAAGCAATCAAAAAGTTGGGATTGGGCTTCACCAATAGGGTCACGGTTTCCTCGTCGTCTTGCCGTTGTTCCACCGCCAAAACCCCATTGCTGGCACTGAAATTGGGCAGTCTGACTCCTGAACCGATCTGAGCGCCGGGAATCGTGATTCGATAAGCCATCGGCGTATCCCAGCCACTACTATAAGTCAGTGGGCGATCGGCTTTAATCACCAGTTCTGTACCATTTTTGCTCAGTTCAACGGACTCAATGATGCTTAAATCACTGCCTTGGCTAATACTCGGTCGCATACCGCCTTGGGGCCATAGAAGCACCGCACCGGCTGAACTCACCTGAGCATCCCAAGCTTGGGCGCGATCGCTCATATCCAACGTCACACGCACCACTGGGGCTGAACCCAAACCCGGAGTCACTTGCACCCTGCTAACCCCTAAGCCGCTCATATTCTGATTCGGAGTGCGAAAATCTGGGGATAAAGTAGCACCAAATATACTAATCGTCATCCAAGAACCATCCGCCGCGAAATTCTTTTCTATCCGTGGCAGTTGTCCACTGGTACTTAACACAATCCCTTGTTCACTCACCTGAACATTCTGCACAATGGTTTGAGCATTGGTAGAACCGGCGCCCCTTGACCCGTTAGAAGAACTGTTGGCAGCCCCGTTGGGAGCGGGTGACCCCCCAGTGCCGATCCGTTGAGGCGTAGGGATTTGCACTGTCCACTCACTCGCGGAAAGTCCATCAAATTGGACCTGAGTCGGATCAACCGTATAGCCTTCAGCAAATTCCACCACAATTCTGGCGGTGTCGCTTTCAAACTGTCCCACGCGAATTTCTTTAATGGCACCGCCCAGGTATTGAGAGCGTGGTGACTGCCCAATGGTTGTACCGGGCAGATCGATCACTAACCGAGTCGGATTGGCCAACAGTTGGGCTCTGGGCTGAACCCCACCAGCGGTCGTAAAAGATAATCGGTTTTGATTCGACTGAAACTGCCAAGATTGCAGCCTTGCCGCCTCTGCGGGGGTGGCCAGCATTAATAGACCGGCAAGGGTCGGCAGGACTCCCTTGAGTAAGATATTTTTACCCACTTGAGTCTGGGGAAAGGCCTTAACACGCAAGCTAGGGGTGACATTATTCATATTTTCGGACACCACATATATTCTCTACTTTTGGCCACCAGATAGATAGGATTCAAGAAATCCATTTCCGCACTAAATTTTTCCGTAACCAGAAATCAACCAAATGTTTCCAGAAGGTTGGTTGACACAGCACCCCGGAAGACAAACCTCTAATATTTTAATCAGGATTTTCATCAGATGAGGCATTCCTCAAAGATCAATATCTGATAGGGTACAATGTCGATCGCAGTTTCTCAGTATATATGACCCATAGAGATTTGACACTGTAATCCATAAATGGCCAGTGGCTATTACTGCTTCATGCGAAATGGTGGCACCTCAATGCTAATGGTTTAATGGTTGAGAATCTCCTGGCTATGCTTACGAAATTACAAACGGCGATCGTGCGGATCCGGATGGTCAGCAGAGATTTCTTTTGGGACTTCCCCAGAAAAGAAACCGAAACTCCGGGGCTACCTCCTACCCCTGTTCCCTTCTCTTTCTTAACTAAAGCGCTTTTCACTGTCTGAAAACCACACCCCCCAACCCTCTTAAAAAAGCAGAGTTAGGGGGATTGATGTTTTTGCCAGAATTGCTCCAGAATTGTTGATTAAAAATCTACCCCCCGCTTTAACTCAACCCCTTGGTTAGCATAATGCTTATGGCAGTAAACTTCTGAGTGAATGCTGGCCAATTCAAAATAAGCGGGGATATTTTGACAACGACCTGTAATAATAATTTCCGTATCCCGTGGTTTGCGTAAGAGGGCTTCCACAATGGGTTCAACCGGGAGTAATTCTAAATCCACCGTAGGATTTAGTTCATCCAAGATAATCGTTTTATATAGACCAGAGGCGATCGCTGCCCTAGCAATTTCCCAGCCTCGTTCCGCTTCCACATAGTCGATTTCTTGTTGTTTTCCCCGCCACACAATCGCATCTCCCCCGCAACGCTGATGATCCACTAAATGAGGATAACTTTGGCGCAAAGCCGCGATCGCCGCATCCTCAGTGTAGCCGCTGCCCCCTTTCAACCATTGCATAATCAACACTCGGTGAGATTGGTCTTGGGAAATGCCTTTGCCAATGGCTTGCAAAGCCTTACCCAAAGCACTGGTAGACTTGCCCTTACCTGCCCCGGTATAAATTTCAATCCCACTTAACCCCTGTTCCGCCGCTAACGGATGATATTGCGGCTTCATTTCCGAATGTAAATCAGCAATTTCCAGTAACGCCGCCGGGGTATTGCGACCCGTGGCAATAATTTCGACATGTTCTGGTTTATGCTGGAGGGTGCGGACAACTTCATCGACTGACAACAATCCCAAATCTAACAGGGGGTTCAGTTCATCCAAGACCACCACGGAATACAACCCAGAGGCGATCGCCCCCTTGGCCACATCCCAACCCCGTTGGGCTTCCATGCGGTCAAAGCGGGTAATTTCATCGGGACCAAAAAATTCTGCCCGACCTGTGCGAACTTGGTCAATCAAATGAGGAAAGCCCTGTTGCAAAGCAGCGATCGCGGCATCTTCCTCGTACTCTCTCCCTGGCCCTTTCAGAAACCGCAGCAGTAGCACTCGACTCTGATCCGGGGTATTAATTCCCAGGCCAATTGAGCGTAAAACCACGCCCAAAGCGGCTTGAGACTTCCCCTTGCCAGCCCCATCATACACATGGATTTGACCTATAATCCGGTTTTGAACTTGAGCGGTGCGAATGCCGATCCCAGCGCGTGTCATAATTTCGTCTCTTTATCCGTTGTGAATAGTATCAGTAGTAATTCGTTAAGCTAATTGGGAACGCACAACTATAGCATGATTATTGCCTAGTTAAGATAATTTCCTGTTTCTGTCTAGTTTAGAATATCAGAAAGAACTTATGCAGCGTAACCGAGATGTTTTCTTCCTGTCAAGTTAATAAAAAAATCGATTTTTGCCGACTTACCAACCCTTTTTAGTTTCCCCGAACCGATTAAATCATGGTTAACTTTTTCAGCCAATGCCTTTTTCCGTTTTTCTATTTCCTTATTGTATTTTGATTGCAATTGTGAAATGCTTTCCTCAATTATTCCTTTAAAAACCGTTTTTTTTCAAACTTTTTTTTTGTTAATTCAAATTACAATTGAAGCATTATTTT encodes:
- a CDS encoding N-acetylmuramoyl-L-alanine amidase, which translates into the protein MVSENMNNVTPSLRVKAFPQTQVGKNILLKGVLPTLAGLLMLATPAEAARLQSWQFQSNQNRLSFTTAGGVQPRAQLLANPTRLVIDLPGTTIGQSPRSQYLGGAIKEIRVGQFESDTARIVVEFAEGYTVDPTQVQFDGLSASEWTVQIPTPQRIGTGGSPAPNGAANSSSNGSRGAGSTNAQTIVQNVQVSEQGIVLSTSGQLPRIEKNFAADGSWMTISIFGATLSPDFRTPNQNMSGLGVSRVQVTPGLGSAPVVRVTLDMSDRAQAWDAQVSSAGAVLLWPQGGMRPSISQGSDLSIIESVELSKNGTELVIKADRPLTYSSGWDTPMAYRITIPGAQIGSGVRLPNFSASNGVLAVEQRQDDEETVTLLVKPNPNFLIASNSIYQPSSQQIALQLQPKQSAVVTPVPGNNRDNSSYPQPITQPRQTTPSPQTRPIQQGRVVVVIDPGHGGNDTGAIGIGGLREIDVVLPISKQVRDILEQNGVQVVMTREYDQEVELEPRTQLANRVNADLFISIHANAIDMTRPDVNGIETYYFQSRSGQLLAQYIHNSILQTTGSPNRGVREARFYVLRHTQMPAVLVEVGFVTGAQDAAKLADPAYRSLMAEAIARGILQYMQRNL
- a CDS encoding cob(I)yrinic acid a,c-diamide adenosyltransferase, which produces MTRAGIGIRTAQVQNRIIGQIHVYDGAGKGKSQAALGVVLRSIGLGINTPDQSRVLLLRFLKGPGREYEEDAAIAALQQGFPHLIDQVRTGRAEFFGPDEITRFDRMEAQRGWDVAKGAIASGLYSVVVLDELNPLLDLGLLSVDEVVRTLQHKPEHVEIIATGRNTPAALLEIADLHSEMKPQYHPLAAEQGLSGIEIYTGAGKGKSTSALGKALQAIGKGISQDQSHRVLIMQWLKGGSGYTEDAAIAALRQSYPHLVDHQRCGGDAIVWRGKQQEIDYVEAERGWEIARAAIASGLYKTIILDELNPTVDLELLPVEPIVEALLRKPRDTEIIITGRCQNIPAYFELASIHSEVYCHKHYANQGVELKRGVDF